A single Lactuca sativa cultivar Salinas chromosome 8, Lsat_Salinas_v11, whole genome shotgun sequence DNA region contains:
- the LOC111919738 gene encoding uncharacterized protein LOC111919738: protein MATLQQPQLDLESGGGDGGGDDTRRQSGSSDGSEESYRTSIGPAGMVPEEVVETGISSSVSETSAVDLETGGGGGGGGGNKVHLLKIEKDCRICQLSLDVNNQESGNGIPIELGCSCKDDLAAAHKQCAETWFKIKGNRTCEICGSTAKNVAGVDEAEPIDQWSETNGSTPSRATAPMATSETRNFWQGHRFLNFLLASMVFAFVISWLFHFNVPS from the exons ATGGCAACTTTACAACAACCCCAACTGGATTTAGAATCCGGTGGTGGCGATGGAGGCGGAGATGACACCCGCCGGCAGTCTGGATCATCTGATGGTAGTGAAGAGAGTTACAGAACTAGTATTGGGCCTGCAGGGATGGTGCCGGAGGAAGTGGTGGAAACTGGGATATCATCCTCTGTTTCAGAGACCTCGGCGGTGGATCTGGAAACTGGTGGCGGTGGCGGAGGCGGAGGCGGAAATAAGGTACATTTGTTGAAGATCGAAAAGGATTGTAGGATTTGTCAATTGAGTTTGGATGTAAACAATCAAGAATCGGGAAATGGGATTCCGATTGAGTTGGGTTGTTCTTGTAAAGACGATTTAGCTGCTGCTCATAAACAGTGTGCTGAAACTTGGTTCAAGATTAAGGGCAACAG AACGTGTGAGATATGTGGATCAACTGCAAAAAACGTTGCTGGTGTAGATGAGGCTGAACCAATAGACCAATGGAGTGAAACAAATGGTTCCACACCATCACGAGCCACTGCACCCATGGCTACATCAGAGACCCGCAACTTCTGGCAGGGTCATCGGTTTCTAAACTTCTTGTTAGCTTCTATGGTTTTTGCTTTTGTCATCTCATGGCTTTTCCACTTCAATGTGCCATCGTGA